A stretch of Lagopus muta isolate bLagMut1 chromosome 9, bLagMut1 primary, whole genome shotgun sequence DNA encodes these proteins:
- the OSTN gene encoding osteocrin isoform X1: MLQFQLVVVHLALVITLLQWHSNSVLLAEAAPESLDPSAALDMAVHPTASEEKSASSLAAKLLLLDELVSLENDVTETKKKRSFPGFGSPIDRISATSVDTKGKQRKAVELPKRRFGVPLDRIGVNRLGNTKGSSVLND, from the exons ATGCTGCAGTTCCAGCTTGTTGTGGTCCATCTGGCCCTTGTCATCACCCTGCTGCAGTGGCATTCTAACTCAGTGCTCCTTGCAGAGGCAGCTCCAGAG tctttggacccttctgctgctctggaCATGGCAGTGCATCCTACTGCCAGTGAGGAGAAGTCAGCCTCCAGCCTGGCAGCCAAGCTGCTCCTTCTTGATGAACTGGTGTCTCTGGAGAACGATGTGACtgagacaaagaagaaaaggagtttTCCAGGATTTGGTTCCCCAATCGACAGAATTTCTGCGACATCTGTGGACACTAAAGGCAAACAGAG GAAAGCAGTTGAGCTGCCTAAGAGACGGTTTGGAGTTCCTCTTGATCGAATCGGAGTGAATCGTCTTGGCAACACCAAGG GTTCTTCTGTTCTGAATGACTGA
- the OSTN gene encoding osteocrin isoform X2, whose protein sequence is MLQFQLVVVHLALVITLLQWHSNSVLLAEAAPESLDPSAALDMAVHPTASEEKSASSLAAKLLLLDELVSLENDVTETKKKRSFPGFGSPIDRISATSVDTKGKQRKAVELPKRRFGVPLDRIGVNRLGNTKG, encoded by the exons ATGCTGCAGTTCCAGCTTGTTGTGGTCCATCTGGCCCTTGTCATCACCCTGCTGCAGTGGCATTCTAACTCAGTGCTCCTTGCAGAGGCAGCTCCAGAG tctttggacccttctgctgctctggaCATGGCAGTGCATCCTACTGCCAGTGAGGAGAAGTCAGCCTCCAGCCTGGCAGCCAAGCTGCTCCTTCTTGATGAACTGGTGTCTCTGGAGAACGATGTGACtgagacaaagaagaaaaggagtttTCCAGGATTTGGTTCCCCAATCGACAGAATTTCTGCGACATCTGTGGACACTAAAGGCAAACAGAG GAAAGCAGTTGAGCTGCCTAAGAGACGGTTTGGAGTTCCTCTTGATCGAATCGGAGTGAATCGTCTTGGCAACACCAAGGGTTAG
- the UTS2B gene encoding urotensin-2B isoform X1: protein MLLGGGYVEKMRSIQLSLGMLAILTMTVYVPSTHGVPFFLLGKLEYRLDDTDNRVLPEREDTNHKDTLLPLLNKKFAWRTPGNFDWELAKKFDDFEQLLKFKDQLSAEEGSEVADALESLSASQPKKRACFWKYCI from the exons ATGCTTTTGGGTGGTGGGTACGTGGAGAAGATGCGGTCCATCCAGCTGTCCCTCGGAATGCTAGCCATCTTGACCATGACTGTGTATGTCCCATCTACACATGGAGTGCCTTTTTTCCTACTAGGTAAGCTGGAATACAGGCTAGATGACACAG ATAACCGAGTGCTTCCGGAGAGAGAAGATACAAATcacaaggacacactgcttcctctgcttaATAAGAAGTTTGCATGGAGGACACCAGGAAATTTTG ACTGGGAGCTGGCAAAGAAATTTGACGACTTTGAACAG CTGTTGAAGTTTAAGGATCAGCTCTCAGCTGAGGAAGGGTCAGAGGTGGCGGATGCCTTGGAAAGTCTCTCAGCATCCCAGCCCAAAAAACGTG CCTGCTTTTGGAAATACTGCATCTGA
- the UTS2B gene encoding urotensin-2B isoform X2, translated as MLLGGGYVEKMRSIQLSLGMLAILTMTVYVPSTHGVPFFLLDNRVLPEREDTNHKDTLLPLLNKKFAWRTPGNFDWELAKKFDDFEQLLKFKDQLSAEEGSEVADALESLSASQPKKRACFWKYCI; from the exons ATGCTTTTGGGTGGTGGGTACGTGGAGAAGATGCGGTCCATCCAGCTGTCCCTCGGAATGCTAGCCATCTTGACCATGACTGTGTATGTCCCATCTACACATGGAGTGCCTTTTTTCCTACTAG ATAACCGAGTGCTTCCGGAGAGAGAAGATACAAATcacaaggacacactgcttcctctgcttaATAAGAAGTTTGCATGGAGGACACCAGGAAATTTTG ACTGGGAGCTGGCAAAGAAATTTGACGACTTTGAACAG CTGTTGAAGTTTAAGGATCAGCTCTCAGCTGAGGAAGGGTCAGAGGTGGCGGATGCCTTGGAAAGTCTCTCAGCATCCCAGCCCAAAAAACGTG CCTGCTTTTGGAAATACTGCATCTGA